The Halichoerus grypus chromosome 14, mHalGry1.hap1.1, whole genome shotgun sequence genome contains a region encoding:
- the ZFAND5 gene encoding AN1-type zinc finger protein 5, whose translation MAQETNQTPGPMLCSTGCGFYGNPRTNGMCSVCYKEHLQRQQNSGRMSPMGTASGSNSPTSDSASVQRADTSLNSCEGAAGSTSEKSRNVPVAALPVTQQMTEMSISREDKITTPKTEVSEPVVTQPSPSVSQPSTSQGEEKAPELPKPKKNRCFMCRKKVGLTGFDCRCGNLFCGLHRYSDKHNCPYDYKAEAAAKIRKENPVVVAEKIQRI comes from the exons ATGGCTCAGGAGACTAACCAGACCCCAGGGCCCATGCTGTGTAGTACAGGATGTGGCTTTTATGGGAATCCTAGGACAAATGGAATGTGTTCCGTTTGCTACAAAGAACATCTTCAGAGGCAGCAGAATAGTGGCAGAATGAGCCCAATGG gaacaGCTAGTGGTTCCAACAGTCCTACCTCAGATTCTGCATCTGTGCAGAGAGCAGACACTAGTTTAAACAGCTGTGAAGGTGCTGCTGGCAGCACGTCTGAAAAATCAAG AAATGTGCCTGTGGCCGCCTTGCCTGTAACTCAGCAAATGACAGAAATGAGCATTTCGAGAGAGGACAAAATAACTACCCCGAAAACAGAGGTGTCAGAGCCAG TTGTCACTCAGCCCAGTCCATCAGTTTCTCAGCCCAGTACTTCTCAAGGTGAAGAAAAAGCTCCTGAGTTGCCCAAACCAAAGAAGAACAGATGTTTTATGTGCAGAAAGAAAGTTGGCCTTACAG GGTTTGACTGCCGATGTGGAAATTTGTTTTGTGGACTTCACCGTTACTCTGACAAGCACAACTGTCCATATGATTACAAAGCAGAAGCTGCagcaaaaatcagaaaagagaatCCAGTTGTTGTGGCTGAAAAAATCCAGAGAATATAA